In the Oryza glaberrima chromosome 6, OglaRS2, whole genome shotgun sequence genome, one interval contains:
- the LOC127777037 gene encoding tabersonine 16-hydroxylase 2-like — protein sequence MIYISKYFLESIFDDDVACTQDIFSAGSETSATTLAWAMAELIRNPTVLVNAWAIGHDERYWPGGSPEEFRPERFEDGEATAAVDFRGTDFEFLPFGAGRRMCPGMAFGLANVELPLASLLFHFDWEVPGLADPAKLDMTEAFGITPSPPMPPCMY from the exons atgatttatatttccaagtaTTTCCTCGAGAGTATTTTTGACGATGATGTCGCGTGCACGCAGGACATCTTCAGCGCCGGCAGCGAGACGTCGGCGACGACATTGGCGTGGGCGATGGCGGAGCTGATCCGGAACCCGACG GTGCTGGTCAACGCCTGGGCGATCGGCCACGACGAGCGGTACTGGcccggcggctcgccggaggaGTTCCGGCCGGAGCGGTTCGAGGACggtgaggcgacggcggcggtggacttCAGGGGAACCGACTTCGAGTTCCTGCCGTTTGGTGCTGGGCGGCGAATGTGCCCAGGGATGGCGTTCGGGCTCGCCAACGTGGAGCTCCCTCTCGCCAGCTTGCTTTTCCACTTTGATTGGGAGGTGCCCGGCTTGGCCGACCCGGCCAAGCTCGACATGACAGAAGCGTTCGGCATCACTCCATCTCCGCCCATGCCTCCTTGT AT GTATTGA
- the LOC127775359 gene encoding zealexin A1 synthase-like, with amino-acid sequence MAAAASSVLAYLLVVALLAIVPLVYFGWVARRPGEGGRLPPSPWGLPVIGHLHHLAGALPHHAMRDLARRHGPLMLLRLGELPVVVASSAEAAREVMRTRDIEFATRPMSRMTRLVFPAGTEGIIFAPYGDEWRELRKVCTVELLSARRVQSFRAVREEEVGRLLRAVAATSSASPPAQAAVNLSALLSAYAADSAVRAIIGSRFRDRDKYLMLLERGLKLFARHTLPDLYPSSRLAMWLSRMPRRMMQHRREAYAFTDAIIREHQENRAAGAGDGDGDDKEDLLDVLLRIQREGDLQFPLSTERIKTTVGDMFAGGSETAGTALQWIMAELIRNPRVMHKVQDEVRQTLAGRDRVTEDAISNLNYMHLVIKEALRLHPPVPLLLPRECRNTCQVLGFDVPKGAMVLVNAWAISRDPQYWDEPEEFIPERFADSNIDFKGTNFEYTPFGAGRRMCPGIAFGLANVELTLASLLYHFDWQLPDGMDTADLDMTEEMVVSARRLHDLLLVPVVHVPLPVASS; translated from the exons atggcggcggcggcgtcgtctgtTCTGGCCTACCTGCTCGTCGTTGCTCTCCTTGCCATCGTGCCTCTCGTCTACTTCGGCTGGGTGGCGCGCCGGCCCGGCGAGGGCGGgcggctgccgccgtcgccgtggggGCTGCCGGTGATCGGGCACCTGCACCACCTGGCGGGCGCGCTCCCGCACCACGCCATGCGCGACCTGGCGCGGCGCCACGGCCCGCTCATGCTGCTCCGCCTCGGCGAgctccccgtcgtcgtcgcgtcctccgcggaggcggcgcgcgaggtGATGAGAACGCGCGACATCGAGTTCGCCACGCGGCCCATGAGCCGGATGACGCGGCTCGTCTTCCCCGCGGGCACCGAGGGGATCATCTTCGCGCCCTACGGCGACGAGTGGCGGGAGCTCCGCAAGGTCTGCACCGTCGAGCTGCTCAGCGCGCGACGCGTCCAGTCCTTCCGCGCCGtccgcgaggaggaggtcggccgCCTGCtccgcgccgtggcggcgacgtcgtcggcgtcgccgccggcgcaggccGCCGTGAACCTGAGCGCGCTGCTGTCGGCGTACGCCGCCGACTCGGCGGTGCGCGCCATCATCGGGAGCCGGTTCAGGGACAGGGACAAGTACCTGATGCTCCTGGAGCGAGGGCTCAAGCTGTTCGCCAGGCACACCTTGCCGGACCTCTACCCGTCGTCGCGCCTCGCCATGTGGCTCAGCCGCATGCCGCGGCGGATGATGCAGCACCGGCGGGAGGCGTACGCGTTCACGGACGCCATCATCCGGGAACACCAAGAGAAccgagccgccggcgccggcgacggcgacggcgacgacaaggaGGACTTGCTCGACGTGCTCCTGAGGATCCAGAGGGAAGGTGACCTGCAGTTCCCTCTGTCCACTGAAAGAATCAAGACAACGGTTGGA GACATGTTTGCGGGAGGCAGCGAGACTGCGGGGACGGCGTTGCAATGGATCATGGCCGAGCTCATAAGAAACCCAAGAGTGATGCACAAGGTACAAGATGAGGTACGACAAACACTTGCCGGTCGTGACAGAGTAACTGAAGATGCAATAAGCAACTTGAACTACATGCACCTTGTCATCAAGGAGGCGTTGCGGCTGCATCCTCCTGTGCCTCTACTACTGCCACGGGAGTGTAGAAACACCTGCCAAGTCTTAGGATTCGACGTGCCCAAAGGAGCAATGGTGCTTGTGAACGCGTGGGCGATTAGCAGGGACCCTCAGTATTGGGATGAACCCGAGGAATTTATCCCTGAGAGGTTTGCGGATAGCAACATTGATTTCAAGGGGACAAACTTTGAGTACACACCATTCGGGGCAGGACGAAGAATGTGCCCTGGCATCGCATTTGGTCTGGCAAATGTAGAGCTCACGCTCGCAAGCCTCCTGTACCATTTCGACTGGCAATTGCCAGATGGGATGGATACTGCGGATCTAGACATgacggaggagatggtggtTAGTGCCCGACGGCTCCATGACCTTTTACTTGTTCCTGTGGTCCATGTTCCATTGCCAGTAGCTTCATCATAG
- the LOC127778074 gene encoding desmethyl-deoxy-podophyllotoxin synthase-like: protein MAAFLVYVLVLVPLAVVPFVYFNRVARRRGGDVRLPPSPWGLPVIGHLHHLVGALPHVAMRDLARRHGPLMLLRLGELPVVVASSAEAAREVMKTRDLDFATRPMSRMARLVFPEGGEGIIFAPYGDRWRELRKICTVELLSARRVQSFRPVREEEAGRLLRAVAAASPGQAVNLSELLSAHAADSSVRAIMGDRFRDRDAFLAMLERGLKLFAKPALPDLYPSSRLAMRLSRMPRRMKQHHRDMVAFLDAIIQEHQENRSAAADDDNDLLDVLLRIQREGDLQFPLSSESIKATIGDMLVGGSETAATTLHWIMAELVRNPKVMQKAQDEVRRELIGHRKVTEDTLCRLNYMHMVIKEALRLHPPGSLLLPRECRRTCQVLGYDIPKGATVFVNVSAIGRDPKYWDEAEEFIPERFEHSDVDFKGTHFEYTPFGAGRRMCPGMAFGLANVELTLASLLYHFNWELPSGIHAENLDMTEEMRFTTRRLHDLVLIPVVHVPLPTI from the exons ATGGCGGCGTTTCTGGTCTACGTGCTCGTCCTTGTCCCTCTAGCCGTCGTGCCTTTCGTCTACTTCAACCGCGTcgcgcgccggcgcggcggcgacgtccggctgcctccgtcgccgtggGGGTTGCCGGTGATcggccacctccaccacctGGTGGGCGCGCTCCCGCACGTCGCCATGCGCGACCTGGCGCGGCGCCACGGCCCGCTCATGCTGCTCCGGCTCGGCGAgctccccgtcgtcgtcgcgtcctccgcggaggcggcgcgcgaggtGATGAAGACGCGCGACCTCGACTTCGCCACGCGGCCCATGAGCCGGATGGCGCGGCTCGTCTTCccggagggcggcgagggcatCATCTTCGCGCCGTACGGCGACCGGTGGAGGGAGCTCCGCAAGATCTGCACCGTCGAGCTGCTCAGCGCGCGGCGCGTCCAGTCCTTCCGACCAGtccgcgaggaggaggccggccgcctactccgggcggtggcggcggcgtcgccggggcAGGCCGTCAACCTGAGCGAGCTGCTGTCGGCGCACGCCGCCGACTCGTCGGTGCGCGCCATCATGGGCGATCGGTTCAGGGACCGCGACGCGTTCTTGGCGATGCTGGAGCGCGGCCTCAAGCTGTTCGCCAAGCCTGCACTGCCGGATCTCTACCCGTCGTCGCGCCTCGCCATGCGCCTCAGTCGAATGCCGCGTCGGATGAAGCAGCATCACCGGGACATGGTCGCGTTCCTGGACGCCATCATCCAGGAGCACCAAGAGAACAGatcagccgccgccgacgacgacaacgacttGCTCGACGTGCTCTTGAGGATCCAGAGGGAAGGCGACCTGCAGTTTCCCCTGTCCAGTGAAAGCATCAAGGCAACAATTGGA GACATGTTGGTTGGGGGCAGCGAGACCGCAGCAACGACGCTGCATTGGATCATGGCGGAGCTCGTGAGGAATCCGAAAGTGATGCAGAAGGCACAAGATGAAGTACGACGAGAGCTCATCGGGCATCGTAAAGTAACAGAAGATACCCTATGTAGACTGAATTACATGCATATGGTCATCAAGGAGGCACTCCGGCTACACCCACCGGGATCATTGCTGCTACCACGGGAATGCCGACGCACGTGCCAAGTCCTAGGATACGATATACCCAAGGGAGCAACGGTGTTTGTTAACGTATCGGCTATTGGTAGGGATCCCAAGTACTGGGACGAAGCTGAAGAGTTTATTCCAGAGAGGTTTGAGCATAGTGATGTTGACTTTAAAGGCACACATTTTGAGTACACACCATTTGGAGCAGGTCGGAGGATGTGCCCTGGCATGGCGTTTGGTCTAGCCAATGTGGAGCTCACATTAGCGAGCCTCCTATACCATTTCAACTGGGAACTGCCGAGTGGGATACACGCTGAGAACCTAGACATGACAGAGGAGATGCGATTCACCACGCGGCGGCTCCATGACCTTGTCCTTATTCCTGTAGTCCACGTACCCTTGCCTACAATATAA
- the LOC127778073 gene encoding desmethyl-deoxy-podophyllotoxin synthase-like: protein MEDASHGYVYVGLALVSLFVVLLARRRRSPPPAAHGDGGLRLPPGPWTLPIIGSLHHLVGKLPHHAMRDLARRHGPVMLLRIGEVPTLVVSSRDAAREMMKTHDMAFATRPLSATLHVITCDGRDLVFAPYGDYWRQLRKIAVTELLTARRVNSYRSIREEEVAAMLRAVAAAAEGTGAAARTVEMRAALTALSTDITARAVFGNRCKDREEYLAQVDHTIELTAGFNPADLWPSSRLAGRLSGIVRRAEECRDTAFKILDRIIQERLEMARSDGAAGEYLIDVLLRIQKEGGLQFPLAMDDIKANIFDIFGAGSETSGTALAWAMAELIRNPTVMRKATAEVRRAFAAAGAVSEDGLGELPYLHLVIRETFRLHPPLPLLLPRECREPCRVLGYDVPRGTQVLVNAWALGRDERYWPGGSPEEFRPERFEDGEATAAVNFRGADFEFLPFGGGRRMCPGIAFALATVELPLASLLFHFDWEVPGMADPTKLDMTEAFGITARRKADLHLRPLLRVSVPGV, encoded by the exons ATGGAAGACGCGTCTCATGGCTACGTCTACGTCGGCTTGGCTCTCGTGTCGCTGTTCGTCGTGCTGCTCGCCAGGCgcaggcgctcgccgccgccggcagcgcatGGCGACGGCGGGCTACGGCTGCCGCCGGGGCCATGGACGCTGCCGATCATAGGCAGCCTGCACCACCTCGTGGGGAAGCTCCCGCACCACGCGATGCGCGACCTGGCTCGTCGCCACGGGCCGGTCATGCTGCTCCGGATCGGCGAGGTGCCCACGCTCGTCGTGTCGTCCCGCGACGCGGCGCGCGAGATGATGAAGACCCACGACATGGCGTTCGCGACGCGGCCGCTGAGCGCCACCCTGCACGTCATCACCTGCGACGGCCGGGACCTCGTCTTCGCGCCGTACGGGGACTACTGGCGCCAGCTCCGGAAGATCGCCGTGACGGAGCTCCTCACCGCGCGCCGCGTCAACTCCTACCGCTCCAtccgcgaggaggaggtcgccgccaTGCTGCGCGcggtcgccgcggccgcggagggcaccggcgccgccgcgcgcaccgTGGAGATGCGCGCCGCGCTCACCGCGCTCTCGACCGACATCACGGCGCGCGCCGTGTTCGGCAACAGGTGCAAGGACCGCGAGGAGTACCTTGCCCAGGTGGACCACACCATCGAGCTCACGGCGGGGTTTAACCCTGCCGACCTGTGGCCGTCGTCGCGCCTCGCCGGTCGGCTGAGCGGTATCGTGCGCCGCGCCGAGGAGTGCCGCGACACGGCGTTCAAAATCCTCGACCGCATCATCCAGGAACGCCTAGAGATGGCTCGCAGCGACGGTGCCGCCGGCGAGTATCTCATCGATGTTCTTCTCAGGATACAGAAGGAAGGCGGGCTCCAGTTCCCGCTCGCCATGGACGACATCAAGGCCAACATCTTT GACATCTTCGGCGCCGGCAGCGAGACGTCGGGGACGGCGTTGGCGTGGGCGATGGCGGAGCTGATCCGGAACCCGACGGTCATGCGCAAGGCGACGGCCGAGGTTCGCCGTGCcttcgcggcggccggcgccgtgtcAGAGGACGGGCTCGGCGAGCTACCGTACCTACACCTCGTCATCCGCGAGACGTTCCGGCTGCAccctccgctgccgctgctgctgccgcgcgaGTGCCGGGAGCCGTGCCGGGTGCTCGGCTACGACGTGCCGCGCGGCACGCAGGTGCTGGTCAACGCGTGGGCGCTCGGCCGCGACGAGCGGTACTGGcccggcggctcgccggaggaGTTCCGGCCGGAGAGGTTCGAGGACGGCGAGGCGACCGCCGCGGTGAACTTCAGGGGCGCCGACTTCGAGTTCCTGCcgttcggcggcggccggcggatgTGCCCCGGGATAGCGTTCGCGCTCGCCACCGTGGAGCTCCCTCTCGCCAGCTTGCTCTTCCACTTCGACTGGGAGGTGCCCGGCATGGCCGACCCGACCAAGCTCGACATGACTGAGGCGTTCGGCATCACTGCACGGCGGAAGGCCGATCTCCATCTCCGGCCACTCCTCCGCGTGTCTGTGCCCGGCGTCTAG
- the LOC127777183 gene encoding desmethyl-deoxy-podophyllotoxin synthase-like, whose translation MAGFPVYLLFLAALIILPMANLIRSARHRRRAGIRRPPPGPWALPVIGHLHHLAGKLPHHHKLRDLAARHGPLMLLRFGELPVVVASSAGAAREITKTHDLAFATRPVTRTARLTLPEGGEGIIFAPYGDGWRQLRKICTLELLSARRVQSFRAVREEEVRRLLLAVASPSPEGTTATASVVNLSRMISSCVADSSVRAIIGSGRFKDRETFLRLMERGIKLFSGPSLPDLFPSSRLAMLVSRVPGRMRRQRKEMMEFMDTIIEEHQAAREASMELEKEDLVDVLLRVQRDGSLQFSLTTDNIKAAIAVAARRRRRRCNGQCQSC comes from the exons ATGGCTGGATTTCCAGTCTACCTACTCTTCCTCGCTGCCCTGATCATCCTTCCCATGGCCAACCTCATCCGTTCTGCACGTCACCGGCGTCGTGCCGGCatacggcggccgccgccggggccgtgGGCGCTCCCGGTGATcggccacctccaccacctcgccggcaAGCTCCCGCACCACCACAAGCTGCGTGacctcgccgcgcgccacggCCCGCTCATGCTGCTCCGCTTCGGCGAGCTCCCCGTCGTGGTGGCCTCgtcggcgggcgcggcgcgggagaTCACGAAGACGCACGACCTCGCCTTCGCGACGCGCCCCGTCACCCGGACGGCGCGGCTGACCCTGCCGGAGGGAGGCGAGGGCATCATCTTCGCGCCCTACGGCGACGGGTGGAGGCAGCTCCGGAAGATCTGCACCCTCGAGCTCCTCAGCGCCCGCCGCGTGCAGTCCTTCCGCGCCGTCCGcgaggaggaggtccggcgcctcctcctcgccgtggcgtcgccgtcgccggaagggacgacggcgacggcgagtgtcGTCAACCTGAGCAGGATGATATCGTCGTGCGTCGCCGACTCGTCGGTGCGCGCCATCATCGGAAGCGGCCGGTTCAAGGACAGGGAGACGTTCCTCCGGCTGATGGAGCGAGGGATCAAGCTGTTCTCCGGCCCGAGCTTGCCGGACCTCTTCCCGTCGTCGCGGCTGGCCATGCTCGTCAGCCGAGTTCCTGGCCGCATGAGGCGGCagaggaaggagatgatggAGTTCATGGATACCATCATCGAGGAGCATCAGGCGGCGCGCGAGGCCTCCATGGAGCTCGAGAAAGAGGACCTGGTAGACGTACTCCTAAGAGTTCAGAGAGATGGTAGCCTTCAGTTTTCCCTCACCACGGACAACATCAAAGCTGCCATTGCT GTGGCagcgagacggcggcgacggcgctgcaATGGGCAATGTCAGAGCTGTTGA
- the LOC127777309 gene encoding desmethyl-deoxy-podophyllotoxin synthase-like: protein MVDASDGDGYVYVGLAVVSLFVVLLAWRSRSPAVHGEGDGGLRLPPGPWTLPVIGSLHHLAGQLPHRAMRDLARRHGPVMLLRIGEVPTLVVSSRDTAREVMKTHDMAFATRPLSATLRVITCDGRDLVFAPYGDYWRQVRKIAVTELLTVRRVSSFRSIREEEVAAVLRTVAAAAAVGEAAPARTVEMRAALSALVTDIMARTAFGNRCKDREEYLVLLERIIEIAGGFNPADLWPSSRLAGRLSGVVRRAEACRNSAFKILDGIIQEHQERTGAGSEDLVDVLLRIQKEGELQFPLAMDDIKSIIFDIFNAGIETSGTTLQWAMAELIRNPTVMHKATAEVRHAFAAAGAVSEDALGELRYLQLVIRETLRLHPPLPLLLPRECREPCRVLCYDVPRGTQELVNAWAIGRDERYWPGGSPEEFRPERFDDGEATAAVDFRGADFELLPFGGGRRMCPGMAFGLANVELPLSSLLFHFDWEVPGMADPTKLDMTEAFGITSRRKENLHLRPLLRVSVPGV, encoded by the exons atggtgGACGCGTCTGACGGTGACGGCTATGTCTACGTCGGCTTGGCTGTCGTGTCGCTCTTCGTCGTGCTGCTCGCATGGCGAAGCCGCTCGCCGGCAGTGCAtggcgaaggcgacggcgggcTACGGCTTCCGCCGGGGCCATGGACGCTGCCGGTCATAGGTAGCCTGCACCACCTCGCGGGACAGCTCCCGCACCGCGCGATGCGCGACCTGGCTCGCCGCCATGGGCCGGTCATGCTGCTCCGGATCGGCGAGGTGCCCACGCTCGTCGTGTCGTCCCGCGACACGGCGCGCGAGGTGATGAAGACCCACGACATGGCGTTCGCGACGCGGCCGCTGAGCGCCACCCTGCGCGTCATCACCTGCGACGGCCGGGACCTCGTCTTCGCGCCGTACGGGGACTACTGGCGCCAGGTCCGGAAGATCGCCGTCACCGAGCTCCTCACCGTGCGCCGAGTCAGCTCCTTCCGCTCCAtccgcgaggaggaggtcgccgccgtgcttcgcacggtcgccgccgcggccgcggtggGAGAAGCTGCTCCCGCGCGCACCGTGGAGATGCGCGCCGCGCTCTCCGCGCTCGTGACCGACATCATGGCGCGCACCGCGTTCGGCAACCGGTGCAAGGACCGGGAGGAGTATCTCGTCCTGCTCGAGCGCATCATCGAGATCGCGGGAGGGTTTAACCCGGCCGACCTGTGGCCGTCGTCGCGTCTCGCCGGTCGGCTGAGCGGTGTCGTGCGCCGCGCCGAGGCGTGCCGCAACTCGGCGTTCAAAATCCTCGACGGCATCATCCAGGAACACCAAGAGAGAACCGGCGCCGGCAGCGAGGACCTCGTCGATGTTCTGCTAAGGATACAGAAGGAGGGCGAGCTCCAGTTCCCGCTCGCCATGGACGACATCAAATCCATCATTTTT GACATCTTCAACGCCGGCATCGAGACATCGGGGACGACGTTGCAGTGGGCGATGGCGGAGCTGATCCGGAACCCGACGGTCATGCACAAGGCGACGGCCGAGGTTCGCCATGCgttcgcggcggccggcgccgtgtcAGAGGACGCGCTCGGCGAGCTCCGGTACCTGCAACTCGTCATCCGTGAGACGCTCCGGCTACAccctccgctgccgctgctgctgccacgcGAGTGCCGGGAGCCGTGCCGGGTGCTCTGCTACGACGTGCCGCGCGGCACGCAGGAGCTAGTCAACGCCTGGGCGATCGGTCGCGACGAGCGGTACTGGcccggcggctcgccggaggaGTTCCGGCCGGAGCGGTTCGACGACGGTGAGGCGACCGCCGCGGTGGACTTCAGGGGCGCCGACTTCGAGCTCCTGCcgttcggcggcggccggcggatgTGCCCCGGGATGGCGTTCGGGCTTGCCAACGTGGAGCTCCCTCTCTCCAGCCTGCTCTTCCACTTCGACTGGGAGGTGCCTGGCATGGCCGACCCGACCAAGCTCGACATGACTGAGGCGTTCGGTATCACTTCACGCCGGAAGGAGAATCTCCATCTCCGGCCACTCCTCCGCGTGTCTGTGCCCGGCGTCTAG